The following proteins are encoded in a genomic region of Pelodictyon phaeoclathratiforme BU-1:
- a CDS encoding PDDEXK nuclease domain-containing protein has translation MATKKQSIDQADDLMGRVILILDQARANVVRAVNSNMVIAYWLVGREIVLEMQQGEERAGYRETLLRKLSEGLTARYGKGFSNSNLKYFRQFYRVYADRVPAIGHLSSGQFDTIGFGVSEIGHKPCGQLDVKSGLDTTTSGEGLINDLSFAADSQKLLGFSASVSWSHYRALLKVENRNERLFYEIETEKEGWDVSHLEKQIHSFLFARLLKSRDKEGVFRLASEGQVVSNPIDVIKQPYILDFLGLPELSCFQESDLESAIIEHLQPFLLELGKGFAFVARQHRVTTESHHFYIDLVFYNYLLKCFVLIDLKIGKLTHQDIGQMEMYTRMFDELRRSDSDNPTVGLILCAEHDEVVARYSVLNEYKQLFASRYMLFLPTEEELQRELARERGLIEARKRARKEGQE, from the coding sequence ATGGCAACCAAAAAACAGAGTATCGATCAAGCTGATGATTTGATGGGCCGGGTCATCCTGATTCTGGATCAGGCTCGGGCCAATGTGGTCCGGGCAGTCAACAGCAACATGGTGATTGCCTATTGGCTTGTCGGACGTGAAATTGTGCTTGAAATGCAGCAAGGTGAAGAGCGTGCCGGGTATCGCGAAACACTCTTGCGCAAACTTTCTGAAGGACTTACTGCCCGATATGGTAAAGGGTTTTCAAACTCGAACCTGAAATATTTCCGCCAGTTTTATCGGGTTTATGCTGACCGTGTTCCGGCAATTGGCCACCTCTCAAGTGGCCAATTCGATACCATTGGTTTTGGTGTCAGCGAGATTGGCCACAAGCCATGTGGCCAATTGGACGTCAAGAGTGGTTTGGATACAACAACATCCGGAGAGGGTCTCATCAATGATCTCTCTTTTGCGGCTGATAGCCAAAAATTGCTTGGGTTTTCAGCTTCGGTAAGCTGGAGCCATTATCGGGCACTGCTGAAGGTCGAAAACCGCAATGAGCGCCTTTTCTATGAGATTGAAACAGAAAAGGAAGGGTGGGATGTTTCCCACCTCGAAAAGCAGATTCACAGTTTTCTTTTTGCCCGTCTGCTCAAAAGCAGGGACAAAGAGGGTGTGTTCAGACTGGCCAGTGAAGGCCAAGTGGTCAGCAACCCTATAGACGTTATCAAACAGCCCTACATACTCGACTTTCTTGGCCTTCCGGAATTGAGCTGTTTTCAGGAATCGGATTTGGAGTCCGCCATTATTGAACATCTTCAGCCTTTTCTGTTAGAGCTGGGCAAGGGATTTGCTTTTGTTGCCCGGCAACATCGGGTGACAACCGAATCGCACCACTTTTATATTGACCTGGTCTTTTATAACTATCTGTTGAAATGCTTTGTGCTGATTGACCTGAAAATCGGGAAATTGACGCACCAGGATATTGGACAGATGGAGATGTATACACGGATGTTTGATGAGCTGCGGCGTAGCGATAGCGATAACCCGACGGTCGGGTTGATTCTCTGTGCTGAACACGATGAGGTGGTGGCGAGGTATTCGGTGCTCAATGAGTACAAACAACTTTTTGCGTCACGATATATGCTTTTTCTGCCGACTGAGGAAGAGCTGCAACGTGAGCTTGCCCGTGAACGCGGGCTTATTGAAGCAAGGAAAAGAGCCAGAAAGGAGGGTCAGGAGTGA
- a CDS encoding DUF4391 domain-containing protein codes for MKSQALIAAFDLPESSLVNQRVPRKLLLENGAPTSADKRSINEGIEELIWIAALKPVTVGVPEFRDESHEYLEIAVLLLTLRDGAKTTRLVELVHRAIPYPVLLLTQQGAPLSLSVAHKRWSQSEAGKTVLEGDIVSVAWSREVDADIMADFRNSLALGSQPRTNLHALYQGWLDSMVALNAARVTGNFTLAENAEYAAARRDALRECGVLQEEIGRLRTLAAKERQIPRQVELNLELKRIDAELATTKQKL; via the coding sequence ATGAAGAGTCAAGCGCTGATCGCAGCATTTGACCTGCCCGAAAGCAGCCTGGTGAACCAGCGGGTACCCAGGAAGCTGCTGCTTGAAAACGGTGCACCCACTTCCGCCGACAAACGCTCTATCAATGAGGGGATTGAAGAGCTGATCTGGATTGCGGCACTCAAGCCGGTCACTGTCGGGGTTCCTGAGTTCCGGGACGAAAGCCATGAATATCTGGAAATTGCCGTTTTGCTGCTTACCTTGCGTGACGGAGCCAAAACCACGCGGCTGGTGGAACTGGTGCATCGGGCGATTCCTTATCCTGTTCTGCTTTTGACCCAGCAGGGTGCACCGTTATCGCTCTCTGTTGCTCACAAGAGGTGGTCGCAGAGTGAGGCTGGCAAAACAGTGCTTGAGGGCGATATTGTTTCCGTTGCATGGTCGCGTGAAGTTGATGCGGATATTATGGCCGATTTCCGTAACTCGCTCGCACTTGGTAGTCAACCACGCACCAATCTCCATGCTCTCTATCAGGGTTGGCTGGACTCAATGGTGGCCCTCAATGCTGCAAGAGTTACGGGGAATTTTACCCTTGCCGAAAACGCCGAATATGCTGCTGCCCGCCGTGATGCTTTGCGGGAGTGCGGTGTGTTGCAGGAAGAGATCGGTCGTCTGCGCACTCTGGCGGCAAAAGAGAGGCAGATACCCCGGCAGGTGGAACTGAACCTGGAACTCAAGCGGATTGATGCAGAACTGGCAACAACAAAACAAAAATTATGA
- a CDS encoding site-specific DNA-methyltransferase: MTEHEEATIKPLTANDPEAQSADILAGNIEQLKTLFPEAFTEGKIDFEVLRQLLGGTVEEREEKYGLNWHGKRKARQLALTPSTGTLRPCPEESVDWETTKNLMIEGDNLEVLKLLQKSYSGKVKLIYIDPPYNTGKDFVYPDNFQDNIKNYLELTGQIEGGRKISSNTEASGRFHTDWLNMMYPRLKLARNLLREDGVIFISIDDGELDNLRKLCAEVFGDENFVVQIIWRKRSTPPNDKIIGANHDYILCFAKNAISVKLQHRERSADQIARYKNPDNHAKGPWAPGDLMANIKGGRFVKSLNFPIVNPQTGEEHFPGNNGNWRFSRETIATLLANNEIYFGENGRGKPKLKRFLCEVKEGVTYPSIWDFVPLNTSGSNEMGAIFGNPTIFESPKPVGLIQELVALGCEPNGVVLDFFAGSGTTGHALMAQNVIDGGNRRYILVQLPEQLYLENNEQRVSGDYCDQIGKPRTIVELTKERLRRAARKIKDENPLFPGDFGFRVFKLDSSNINTWEPDRDNLELTLLNSIEHLKGDRTEADIFYELLLKLGLDLCVPIEKRTFAGKEVHSVGGGVLLVCLATHITPDEVEPLAQGIVAWHKELAPAGETTSVFRDSAFADDVAKTNLAAILQQHGLEIIRSL; the protein is encoded by the coding sequence ATGACCGAACACGAAGAGGCGACCATCAAGCCGTTAACCGCAAATGACCCTGAAGCCCAATCCGCCGATATTCTGGCGGGCAATATTGAGCAGTTGAAAACGCTCTTCCCTGAAGCGTTTACGGAAGGGAAGATTGATTTTGAGGTGCTCCGCCAACTGCTCGGTGGCACAGTAGAAGAGCGGGAGGAGAAGTACGGGCTCAACTGGCACGGCAAACGTAAAGCCCGGCAGCTTGCCCTTACCCCATCCACCGGCACCCTGCGCCCCTGCCCGGAGGAGAGTGTGGATTGGGAGACCACAAAAAATCTTATGATTGAGGGCGATAACCTTGAAGTGCTCAAACTGTTGCAGAAGAGCTACTCCGGCAAGGTGAAGCTCATCTACATTGATCCACCATACAACACCGGCAAGGATTTTGTCTACCCCGATAACTTCCAGGACAACATCAAAAATTATCTCGAACTCACTGGCCAGATTGAGGGTGGCCGGAAAATCAGCAGTAACACTGAGGCCAGCGGCCGGTTTCATACCGACTGGCTCAACATGATGTATCCAAGGTTGAAGCTGGCGAGGAATTTGCTGAGAGAAGATGGGGTGATTTTTATCAGTATTGATGATGGTGAGCTTGATAACCTTAGAAAGTTATGCGCTGAAGTTTTTGGTGACGAAAATTTTGTAGTTCAAATTATATGGCGTAAACGAAGCACTCCTCCAAACGACAAAATTATAGGAGCAAACCATGACTACATTCTCTGTTTCGCAAAAAACGCTATTTCAGTAAAACTTCAGCATAGAGAACGATCGGCGGATCAAATTGCCCGATATAAAAATCCTGACAATCATGCCAAGGGCCCATGGGCCCCGGGTGATCTCATGGCCAACATTAAGGGAGGACGATTTGTTAAATCATTGAACTTCCCAATAGTCAATCCACAAACAGGAGAGGAGCATTTTCCGGGGAACAACGGGAATTGGCGATTTTCAAGGGAGACTATTGCTACCCTTCTTGCGAATAATGAGATTTACTTTGGTGAGAATGGACGAGGAAAGCCAAAGTTAAAACGTTTCCTGTGCGAAGTGAAAGAGGGGGTAACCTACCCATCAATTTGGGATTTTGTTCCACTCAATACCAGTGGCTCTAATGAAATGGGTGCAATATTCGGAAATCCGACCATCTTCGAAAGCCCAAAACCAGTTGGATTAATACAAGAGCTCGTCGCTCTCGGTTGTGAGCCTAATGGAGTTGTATTGGATTTTTTTGCTGGTTCCGGTACCACTGGTCATGCTTTGATGGCCCAGAATGTTATTGATGGAGGAAATAGACGCTATATTCTTGTTCAACTTCCCGAACAGCTATACTTGGAAAATAATGAACAAAGGGTTTCCGGCGACTACTGCGATCAAATAGGCAAACCTCGTACCATAGTCGAACTCACAAAAGAGCGCCTCCGCCGTGCGGCCCGGAAAATCAAGGATGAGAACCCACTTTTCCCCGGTGACTTTGGTTTCCGCGTCTTCAAGCTTGATTCAAGCAACATCAATACCTGGGAACCGGATCGCGACAACCTTGAGCTTACCCTTCTTAACTCCATTGAACACCTAAAAGGAGATCGCACCGAGGCGGACATTTTCTATGAGTTGCTCCTCAAACTTGGCCTTGACCTCTGTGTCCCTATCGAGAAACGGACGTTTGCAGGCAAAGAGGTTCACTCCGTCGGCGGTGGTGTGTTGCTTGTCTGCCTTGCTACTCATATCACCCCTGATGAGGTTGAGCCTCTGGCTCAAGGCATTGTTGCATGGCACAAGGAGCTTGCTCCGGCAGGAGAGACGACCTCTGTTTTCCGCGATAGTGCCTTTGCTGATGATGTTGCAAAGACCAACCTTGCAGCCATTCTTCAGCAGCATGGCCTCGAAATCATAAGGAGCTTGTAG
- a CDS encoding helicase-related protein produces MKLVQNSGTDRVIDYLRSKLTAGCQFDMVTPSFSLFAFSGMLQEMVALLTCRLLLPSTITELSILGSEADRAARNRLQNRWIASRLLQWLQSKSEVKLAPGAVPQGALVVRDGDAVPEQVLLGSLAFTTDGLGLTPGNPLNLIQASETPEEALLLSKWFDAQWSGLAENPKAKTELIGLIQSLASHREPFLVYSLILYTIFSDRNEDLDEERIVKSATGIRNTVVWKKLYRFQRDGVVGALDKLNRFGGCIIADSVGLGKTFEALAIIKYHELRNDRVLVLCPKRLRDNWTLYKANDRRNFLAPDRFNYDVLNHTDLSRDGGFSGDIDLSHVNWGNYDLVVIDESHNFRNKAANKGKETRYDHLMRKIIKEGVKTRVLMLSATPVNNRLADLRNQIAFATEGNDTALLAHGISSIDSTTRLAQKQFNRWLDLDEAERIPVRLIEMLGFDYFTLLDLLTIARSRKHVEKYYGISETGRFPDRLKPINIQADVDRAGEFRPIREINQEIRRLNLASYAPLRYVLPHKQEAYDRKYSTRVRGGEGFFRQADREESLIHLLRINMLKRMESAVPSFALTVQRQLRDVQSMLERIEAKTSELEEIDIADIDLDDPAFESLLVGRKVKVLLQDVDLIKWKQELIEDRNRLATLFAAAAQVDAERDAKLAALRDVIAGKCRNPINPGNRKIIVFTAFTDTARYLYEQLAPWAKSELHLESALIAGSGSNQTTISGLRKDQSTLLSAFAPRSKERPESLAIEGTIDLLIATDCISEGQNLQDCDWLINYDIHWNPVRIIQRFGRIDRIGSPNSCIQLVNFWPNMELEEYINLEQRVSGKMVLLDISATGEENLIEQQSGNQMNDLEYRRKQLLKLQETVIDLEDLSSGVSIADLTLTDIRLDLAQYLKANPGILETIPPGSFAVTTTAEADIAPGIIFCLRAEGEAARRIPEAGYPLGTHYLVHVGDDGSVILPYTQAKQILDRLKRLCLGRDMADAGACARYDKATKQGEEMLAAQRLLAAAVASVAGKNQERAVASLFTPGGTHAMKGEFAGINDFEVMAYLVILPEATV; encoded by the coding sequence ATGAAGCTTGTTCAGAACAGTGGGACAGACCGGGTCATCGACTACCTTCGATCGAAACTCACCGCAGGTTGCCAGTTTGATATGGTAACCCCCTCTTTTTCGCTGTTTGCCTTTTCCGGGATGCTTCAAGAAATGGTGGCACTTTTAACATGCCGTCTTCTTTTGCCGTCAACCATTACGGAACTTTCAATTCTTGGCTCTGAAGCCGATCGCGCTGCTCGTAACCGGTTGCAAAACCGTTGGATCGCAAGCCGCCTGCTGCAATGGCTTCAAAGCAAAAGCGAAGTGAAGCTTGCACCCGGTGCCGTGCCGCAAGGCGCTTTAGTTGTTCGTGATGGCGATGCAGTGCCAGAGCAGGTGCTGCTTGGTTCGCTGGCATTCACTACTGATGGACTTGGTTTGACTCCAGGCAACCCCTTGAATCTCATTCAGGCTTCTGAAACGCCTGAAGAGGCGTTATTGCTCAGCAAGTGGTTCGATGCTCAGTGGTCGGGTCTTGCAGAGAATCCAAAGGCCAAAACAGAGCTGATTGGTCTGATACAATCACTCGCTTCCCACAGAGAGCCCTTTCTCGTTTACTCGCTTATCCTCTATACTATCTTTAGCGACCGTAACGAAGATCTTGATGAAGAGCGTATCGTCAAGTCTGCTACAGGAATCCGCAATACCGTTGTCTGGAAGAAGCTTTACCGCTTTCAGCGTGATGGTGTTGTTGGTGCGCTTGACAAGCTCAATCGCTTTGGTGGTTGCATTATTGCCGACAGTGTCGGACTGGGAAAAACCTTTGAGGCTCTTGCCATCATCAAGTACCACGAACTCCGAAACGACCGGGTGCTGGTGCTTTGCCCGAAGCGGTTGCGTGACAACTGGACGCTCTATAAAGCCAATGACCGACGGAATTTTCTTGCGCCAGATCGCTTCAACTATGATGTCCTGAACCATACCGATCTTTCCCGAGACGGCGGGTTCTCCGGCGATATTGATCTTTCGCACGTCAATTGGGGAAACTACGATCTTGTCGTTATCGATGAATCGCACAACTTCCGAAACAAGGCGGCCAACAAAGGGAAGGAAACACGCTACGATCATCTGATGCGCAAGATTATCAAAGAGGGGGTCAAGACCCGGGTGCTCATGCTTTCGGCAACGCCGGTAAACAACCGGCTGGCTGATCTTCGTAACCAGATTGCATTTGCCACGGAAGGCAACGACACTGCCTTGCTTGCTCATGGCATCAGCAGTATAGACAGCACTACGCGATTAGCACAGAAGCAGTTTAATCGCTGGCTCGATCTTGATGAGGCGGAACGCATCCCGGTTCGTCTGATTGAAATGCTCGGCTTCGACTACTTTACCCTGCTGGATCTCCTGACCATCGCACGTTCCCGTAAGCATGTCGAAAAGTATTATGGAATCTCCGAAACAGGACGCTTCCCTGACCGCCTGAAACCAATCAATATCCAGGCTGACGTTGACCGGGCAGGTGAGTTTCGGCCTATCAGGGAGATCAATCAGGAGATTCGCCGTCTGAACCTTGCCTCTTATGCTCCTTTGCGATATGTACTGCCGCACAAGCAGGAGGCCTACGACCGGAAGTACAGTACCCGTGTACGGGGAGGCGAAGGCTTTTTCCGGCAGGCTGACCGTGAAGAGAGTCTGATCCACCTGCTTCGTATCAACATGCTTAAGCGGATGGAGAGCGCCGTTCCATCATTTGCGCTTACCGTTCAGCGCCAACTCCGGGATGTTCAATCGATGCTGGAACGTATCGAGGCAAAAACAAGCGAGCTTGAGGAGATTGATATTGCCGATATTGATCTTGACGACCCGGCATTTGAAAGCCTGCTCGTTGGTCGTAAAGTCAAGGTATTGCTTCAGGATGTGGATCTGATCAAATGGAAGCAGGAACTCATTGAAGATCGCAACAGGCTTGCCACTCTTTTCGCGGCGGCGGCCCAGGTTGATGCTGAGCGAGATGCCAAACTGGCAGCTCTGCGTGACGTTATTGCCGGGAAATGCCGGAACCCCATCAATCCCGGTAACCGCAAAATCATCGTTTTTACAGCATTTACCGATACGGCCCGATATCTTTACGAACAGCTCGCTCCGTGGGCGAAGTCTGAGCTTCACCTTGAGAGCGCTCTTATTGCCGGTTCCGGAAGTAATCAGACAACCATATCCGGATTGCGCAAGGATCAGTCCACTCTTCTCAGTGCGTTTGCTCCCCGTTCCAAGGAGCGTCCAGAATCGCTTGCCATAGAGGGAACTATCGATCTGCTCATCGCGACCGACTGTATCTCCGAAGGGCAGAACCTTCAGGATTGCGACTGGCTCATCAACTACGATATTCACTGGAACCCCGTGCGAATCATCCAGCGTTTTGGCCGGATAGACCGTATCGGATCGCCGAACAGTTGCATTCAGCTTGTCAACTTCTGGCCAAATATGGAGCTTGAGGAGTACATCAACCTTGAACAACGGGTAAGCGGAAAAATGGTACTGCTCGATATCTCCGCTACGGGTGAGGAGAACCTTATTGAGCAGCAATCCGGCAATCAGATGAACGATCTGGAGTATCGCCGCAAGCAACTTCTCAAGCTTCAGGAAACCGTTATCGATCTGGAGGATCTCTCCTCCGGAGTCTCCATCGCCGACCTCACCCTGACCGACATTCGCCTTGACCTTGCCCAATATCTGAAAGCCAATCCCGGAATATTGGAGACAATACCACCGGGAAGCTTTGCCGTTACCACCACAGCAGAGGCGGATATCGCTCCGGGCATTATTTTCTGTTTGCGTGCCGAGGGTGAAGCGGCCCGGCGAATTCCTGAAGCCGGGTATCCGCTTGGCACCCATTACCTCGTCCATGTTGGTGACGATGGCTCGGTGATTCTGCCCTACACACAAGCCAAGCAGATTCTTGACCGGCTCAAGCGTCTCTGCCTCGGTCGTGATATGGCCGATGCCGGAGCGTGTGCCCGTTACGACAAGGCGACAAAACAGGGTGAAGAGATGCTTGCAGCACAACGCCTGCTTGCTGCAGCCGTAGCCTCCGTGGCTGGAAAGAATCAGGAACGAGCCGTTGCAAGCCTGTTTACTCCCGGCGGTACGCACGCCATGAAGGGAGAATTCGCTGGCATCAACGATTTTGAGGTGATGGCATACCTTGTTATTCTGCCGGAGGCAACCGTATGA